In Pyrus communis chromosome 15, drPyrComm1.1, whole genome shotgun sequence, the genomic stretch ATTGCTGGACAAGCCTTAAAATAATGAATTTTTCAAGGATCCAAGAATTTCTTGCCAAATCTGAACATAGTCCATACTAGACAAACTTTGAACCCGATAAATCACTATAACGAAAATTGTAAAGACATTAAAAGGAGTTTACAACCGAGTTGGCTATCTTGATTTCGATTCCAATCTCgattatcgtttgttaaaaagaaaagaatattaGCTAGACAttttatctcttttcttttttttgggttcGCAAAAAATGGACCAACTTTGATAAAAGTTGAAATTAGATATCACGCGGGAGTCTGTTGGGTTAGTCACATGATCCGCGAATCTCCAGCTTGCCTTTTCAACGATCGCGACTACTCCGCCCTCCGTTTACAGTCCTTTTgtcctttttcttgttttacctTATCTACCCCCGCCTTTTTTCCATATTTACATGCATGCCCCTCCCAAGATTATCACCAACTACTGCTAATCCAATATTATCTCAAAACCTATTTGATCTCATAGACTAATCAATTGAGTTATCAAGACAATTAACATGCATGCTTcaatccaaaagaagatgatgacaCGTATGCTTTGAGACACAAGTACTAATCTTGCTCCTAATCATGAGTGGCAAATTAAATACACTTAAAAGTAAGAGATTTCAAGTTcaacttttataaataattagTTTAACAATTTTAATTAACGAAAAAATGTAAGTTAAAGTCAATCCCAAACCAATAAATCTCTTTTGCTTTGCGAATGTCTTGAGAAAAATGTCTTTCACACTCAGTCTTACCCTTGCTTTGAAAATAAATGTTTTCAACGACACAAACCCGTAACCTTTGAGTCACAAAGAAACAACTTTTTTATTGTGCCAATTCTTGTGAATGAATACCCATCTATTATGATCATCACCTATTGCACGACTTACCCCAAATTCCTCACTCCAATACTATAAAATATCattatatacaaaaataaaataacttatAAACTCTTATAACACCATTAAGAAATAAAACACCATtaaattaaaagtaaataatttGATAACGTACGCCAgaatttctattaaaaaaatgagattTGATTTTGGAAACTGGGgtattaataaacaatatatatgaAGTGCTCAACTTGGAATTATGAAAAGATTAATAATCACTCTCCCAACTTGTATGTATTCTAATATTATTCTAACCACTATAAAGTATTAttcatatttcatatataaACAACACCGTGTTATTTACATACTCATTTTTACAATTCACGCATTCTTATTAGTTATGATGTCAATTTATTCGATCgacgataaaaaattaaaataagtatctaaaaaataaaaatagatttgTGGATATCGCTACGCTACCCTATAAACAATCCTTTCACGAAATCACCACCTCATGTTCATCTACTTGCAACCTTTTTATATCATCAGATTTTGGGCATTGCGGTTGTCCCATTCCAATAAAATTAATCCAACCAGGCATGACCTTTCCCAATGTGGTTATGGGAGGGTCCACACCCATAATTCTCTTCATTTGGAATTAAACaccttaattaaaaaatatagtagaaTAAAATATGTGTATCGAGGGCATATCCGTCCTAAAAGAAAAATACCTTCAAGCATAAATGCGCCCCCATCTCGTGTTCATATGATGGTTCACTAGCCCTAGAACCACCAGATCTCATTCAttgtcttcttctccttctgtgCTCTAATTAATTTTGTGTTGATTTTTCACACGTGTGAGCACAGAAAACATGGATGCTAGCTCCGCGCCCCCATATGGTCTAACCCTAGCTGAGTTTTCGGAGCTGGAGAGCCTCATCGACACGTACCACAAATTCGAGCCGTCGCCGAACACATGCACGTCGCTAATAACGCAGAAAATCGAAGCTCCGGCGCAGCAGGTTTGGCCATTGGTCCGGAGCTTCGACAGCCCTCAAAGATACAAGCACTTCATCAAGAGCTGCAACATGAAAGGCGACGGCGGAGTTGGGAGCATAAGGGAGGTGACGGTGGTTTCGGGGCTCCCGGCGTCGACGAGCACCGAGAGGCTGGAGATTTTGGACGACGAGAAGCACATAATAAGCTTTAGGGTTGTGGGAGGGGAGCACAGGCTTAATAACTATAGGTCGGTTACTTCGGTCAATGAGTTCGTTAACTGCAAAGGCGAGGAGGGGGATAATCAGGTTTACTCGATTGTTTTGGAGTCGTATGTGGTGGACATACCAGAAGGGAACACCGAGGAGGATACAAAGATGTTTGTGGACACTGTGATCAAGTTGAACTTGCAAAAGCTTGGGGTGGTGGCTATGGCGGCGAATCTGCATGGCAATACTGTAGGAGGAC encodes the following:
- the LOC137716853 gene encoding abscisic acid receptor PYL2-like codes for the protein MDASSAPPYGLTLAEFSELESLIDTYHKFEPSPNTCTSLITQKIEAPAQQVWPLVRSFDSPQRYKHFIKSCNMKGDGGVGSIREVTVVSGLPASTSTERLEILDDEKHIISFRVVGGEHRLNNYRSVTSVNEFVNCKGEEGDNQVYSIVLESYVVDIPEGNTEEDTKMFVDTVIKLNLQKLGVVAMAANLHGNTVGGHDQS